From Juglans regia cultivar Chandler chromosome 6, Walnut 2.0, whole genome shotgun sequence, the proteins below share one genomic window:
- the LOC109001180 gene encoding cytochrome b5 — MVLTDFNGAGVGIGFGIGCGFGVGWGFGGMPLNILGLGAGGGCGIGLGLGWGFGTAFGSQYRSSRVMFQGMEFNKKDQSDDAFKDLSQLTPQVAQHKSKKDSWLVINGRVLDVTKFMEEHPGGEEVLIEAAGKDASKDFEVIGHSKAAQKLLLKYQVGVLEGCTVQDGDSKEVGYKEAKSKEMSAFVIKDDSTPKYATVLEFFVPLLVAGSYFCFRCLTTAAQITI, encoded by the exons ATGGTGCTTACAGATTTCAATGGAGCTGGTGTCGGAATTG gtTTCGGCATCGGTTGTGGTTTCGGAGTTGGCTGGGGTTTCGGAG GCATGCCTCTGAACATCTTGGGCCTGGGTGCAG gTGGAGGCTGTGGGATTGGATTAGGCCTTGGATGGGGCTTTGGCACTGCCTTTGGCAGTCAGTATCGATCATCAAGGGTCATGTTCCAGGGTATGGAATTCAACAAAAAGGATCAAAGTGATGATGCATTCAAAGATTTATCACAACTCACCC CCCAGGTTGCTCAGCACAAATCAAAGAAAGATTCCTGGTTGGTCATCAATGGCAGA GTTTTGGACGTGACGAAGTTCATGGAGGAGCATCCAGGAGGAGAAGAGGTGCTGATAGAGGCGGCAGGGAAGGATGCCAGCAAGGACTTCGAGGTTATTGGACACAGCAAGGCAGCTCAAAAGTTGCTCCTAAAATACCAAGTGGGTGTTCTGGAAGGATGCACAGTCCAAGATGGAGACTCCAAGGAAGTTGGGTACAAGGAAGCCAAAAGCAAGGAGATGAGTGCTTTCGTAATCAAGGACGACAGCACACCAAAGTATGCAACTGTTCTTGAGTTCTTCGTACCCTTGTTGGTTGCCGGTTCCTATTTCTGTTTCAGATGCCTCACCACAGCAGCCCAGATCACAATTTAG
- the LOC109001178 gene encoding uncharacterized protein LOC109001178: MASSFDRWEKDPFFSAAEEVQESADRMESTYRTWIHAEKDDSSMWDSEELRRDLHTALGTTKWQLEEFERAVQSSYVKSSSDDTRGRHHEFVIAIEDQISKIDNSLQVSTLSEGKASLPWMRFDEGERNELASFLLGSSTSEDKTPGKSNRKDFENPQVTDKGSTPDCSENSRHSAECMEVSEGKSHGHRRTASASADIGAWKIVVPDDGQQQNYLKEQTGLPVRKIPSLSVFPSSMESASKLKWSKNGFRKWKAMDRQQEADTAFLQSPQLPKGINAYYERSKSCLDGCNDCYDKQLYGWYGAIQRQLQRSQYQMQYSRPVQVTFWIALLLCLLFLVSCAV, encoded by the exons aTGGCTTCGAGTTTTGATCGGTGGGAGAAGGATCCCTTCTTCTCTGCCGCCGAGGAAGTTCAAGAGTCAGCCGACAG GATGGAATCTACGTATAGAACATGGATTCACGCGGAGAAAGACGATTCTAGCATGTGGGACTCCGAAGAACTCCGCCGTGATCTTCACACTGCCCTTGGCACTACCAAATGGCAG TTAGAAGAGTTTGAACGGGCTGTGCAGTCTAGTTACGTGAAGAGCTCAAGTGACGATACAAGAGGCAGGCACCATGAATTTGTTATCGCCATTGAAGACCAGATTTCAAAAATCGATAACTCGTTGCAGGTATCCACTCTTTCAGAGGGCAAGGCATCATTGCCTTGGATGCGCTTCGACGAAGGAGAACGCAATGAACTGGCATCGTTTCTTTTGGGATCCTCAACATCTGAAGACAAAACTCCTGGGAAGAGTAATCGAAAGGATTTTGAGAATCCACAAGTGACAGATAAAGGTTCAACGCCCGATTGTTCAGAGAACTCCCGTCATTCTGCTGAGTGCATGGAGGTTAGCGAAGGTAAGTCACATGGACACAGGAGGACCGCTAGTGCTAGTGCTGACATTGGTGCTTGGAAGATTGTCGTTCCTGATGATGGACAGCAGCAGAATTATTTAAAAGAGCAGACTGGGTTGCCTGTACGTAAGATACCCAGTTTGTCAGTATTCCCAAGTTCCATGGAATCTGCATCCAAGTTGAAGTGGTCAAAGAATGGTTTTAGGAAGTGGAAGGCAATGGATCGCCAACAAGAAGCTGATACTGCATTTTTGCAATCTCCTCAGTTGCCTAAG gGCATTAATGCATACTATGAAAGAAGTAAGAGTTGCCTCGATGGTTGCAATGATTGTTATGATAAGCAACTTTATGGATGGTATGGAGCTATTCAGAGACAGCTTCAAAGGTCTCAGTACCAAATGCAGTATAGCCGACCTGTTCAAGTGACTTTTTGGATTGCTCTTCTCCTATGCTTGCTTT TTTTAGTGTCATGTGCGGTGTAG